The following proteins come from a genomic window of Patescibacteria group bacterium:
- a CDS encoding cohesin domain-containing protein, with amino-acid sequence MMSLLQETIMKKVNSKLLLFGVLLSWVLGFPQAVQSNSAQLYLSPSSGSFLVGSTFSVSIFINTESNEINVVQTELKFPPNILQVTSPTAGTSLITEWITPPSYSNERGIISFQGGIPGGISTSAGLVSSITFRAVTSGTARIEFTESSKVLLNDAKGTDILTSTINAKYQILIPPPEGPEVFSPTHPNPNVWYSDSSPAFSWEKESRVTDFSWSFDQNPSKRPDGISEGNEGQVSFTDVSDGIWYFHLRQKKQGVWGQTSHVQIRADVNTPKEFKPEVKSYNRLVSYQTLIYFETSDDYSGIDHYEVGLIDLSVPEPSRVFLTEETSPYKVPFKKPGKYNVIIKAVDRAGNIREQEIRFRLMTPLITHIEGSGLEIRGTLFSWWLVWLLTFVLLGGAGVLIWWLRKKYTKKGYP; translated from the coding sequence ATGATGAGTCTGCTTCAAGAAACCATTATGAAGAAGGTGAATAGTAAATTATTGTTGTTTGGTGTTTTACTCTCCTGGGTTTTGGGATTTCCTCAAGCTGTCCAATCAAACAGTGCTCAACTTTATCTTTCTCCTTCGTCAGGCAGTTTTTTAGTGGGCAGTACTTTTAGTGTTTCTATTTTTATTAATACTGAAAGTAATGAAATCAATGTTGTTCAAACTGAATTGAAGTTTCCTCCAAACATCTTGCAAGTTACATCTCCTACTGCTGGCACTTCTTTGATTACTGAATGGATTACTCCTCCCAGTTACTCAAATGAAAGAGGAATTATTAGTTTTCAAGGAGGGATCCCAGGAGGCATCAGCACTTCTGCTGGTTTGGTTTCTTCCATTACTTTTAGAGCAGTAACTTCTGGAACTGCTAGAATTGAATTTACAGAATCATCAAAAGTGCTTTTAAATGATGCCAAAGGAACTGATATTTTAACCAGCACTATTAATGCAAAATACCAGATTCTAATTCCTCCGCCAGAAGGTCCTGAAGTTTTTTCTCCAACTCATCCTAATCCAAATGTTTGGTATTCAGACTCAAGCCCAGCTTTTTCCTGGGAAAAAGAAAGCAGAGTAACTGATTTTTCTTGGAGTTTCGACCAAAATCCTAGTAAAAGACCAGACGGCATTTCAGAAGGAAATGAAGGCCAGGTTTCTTTTACTGATGTCTCTGATGGAATATGGTATTTTCATTTAAGGCAAAAAAAACAAGGAGTCTGGGGACAAACAAGTCATGTTCAGATTCGCGCAGATGTTAATACTCCAAAGGAATTTAAGCCTGAAGTTAAAAGCTATAATCGTTTGGTTAGCTACCAGACATTGATTTATTTTGAAACTAGCGATGATTATTCAGGCATTGACCATTATGAGGTGGGTTTGATTGATTTAAGTGTGCCAGAACCATCCCGGGTATTTTTAACAGAAGAAACATCACCTTACAAAGTTCCTTTCAAAAAACCTGGTAAATATAATGTTATTATTAAAGCAGTAGATAGAGCAGGGAATATAAGGGAACAGGAAATCAGGTTTAGGTTGATGACCCCTCTAATAACTCATATTGAAGGCAGTGGTCTGGAAATCAGAGGAACTCTTTTTTCCTGGTGGTTGGTTTGGCTTTTAACATTTGTTTTATTAGGCGGAGCAGGTGTTTTAATATGGTGGCTGCGGAAAAAATATACTAAGAAAGGTTATCCATAA
- a CDS encoding DUF4215 domain-containing protein yields MKKWLNLFLIISILSSVLLILAFSFDSVQAQSGVSISAKILGVCGNDILEIEEECDDGVNNGEYGFCKNDCSGLGPRCGDGIIQDGEGEECDDSNANSGDGCSSTCLIEPPPPTPPGLPYPREPVTKVILQGKAYPYASIFTLKDGNIIATARADSLAAFKIEINSLTGGTYTFGLWAEDKAGRKSITFSLTVTISLGMTVVIGDILIPPTIKIEKNQLEKGELLHVSGQTAPQSEISLYLKSLDTQETIINKVKADQRGDYTFSFNTSLLDEDSYYIKASALSPEGLVSSFSHALEFVIGEAIVPAFCPRADFNKNGRTSLVDFSILLYWWGKYDACVDQNKDGIVDLIDFSILMYWWTG; encoded by the coding sequence ATGAAAAAATGGCTAAATTTATTTTTAATTATTTCAATACTTAGTTCTGTACTTTTAATATTGGCTTTTAGCTTTGACTCCGTTCAAGCCCAGAGCGGAGTTTCTATTAGTGCTAAGATATTAGGGGTATGTGGAAATGATATTCTTGAAATAGAAGAAGAATGTGATGATGGAGTGAATAACGGAGAATACGGTTTCTGTAAAAATGATTGCAGTGGTTTAGGTCCTCGTTGTGGTGATGGGATTATTCAAGACGGAGAAGGAGAGGAATGTGATGACAGTAATGCTAATTCTGGCGATGGTTGTAGTTCTACTTGTTTAATAGAGCCTCCTCCGCCAACTCCACCTGGACTTCCTTATCCAAGAGAGCCAGTGACCAAAGTTATTCTTCAGGGAAAAGCTTACCCATATGCCTCAATTTTCACATTAAAAGATGGAAACATAATTGCTACTGCACGAGCTGATTCATTAGCTGCATTTAAAATAGAGATTAATAGTCTTACAGGCGGTACTTATACTTTTGGACTTTGGGCTGAAGATAAGGCAGGAAGAAAATCCATTACTTTTTCTCTTACAGTAACTATTTCTCTTGGCATGACAGTAGTTATTGGTGATATTCTTATTCCTCCTACTATTAAGATAGAGAAAAACCAGCTTGAAAAAGGAGAGTTATTGCATGTTTCAGGCCAGACTGCTCCTCAAAGTGAAATAAGTCTTTATCTTAAATCTTTGGATACCCAAGAGACTATTATAAATAAAGTTAAAGCTGACCAAAGAGGAGATTACACTTTTTCTTTTAACACCTCTTTACTAGACGAGGATTCTTACTATATCAAAGCCAGTGCTTTGTCTCCTGAGGGGCTTGTGAGTAGTTTTTCCCATGCTTTAGAATTTGTAATTGGTGAAGCAATAGTGCCAGCATTTTGCCCTAGAGCTGATTTTAATAAAAACGGAAGGACCAGTCTTGTTGATTTTTCTATTCTGCTTTATTGGTGGGGGAAATATGACGCTTGTGTTGACCAAAATAAAGATGGGATTGTTGATTTAATTGATTTCTCAATACTTATGTATTGGTGGACAGGATAA
- a CDS encoding helix-turn-helix domain-containing protein yields the protein MTLRHIPLNKQKKYLKIKEVAELFGVTPLTLRNWDKAGKLKAYRHPINNYRIYKPQEVELFLRKIESGKKTMLG from the coding sequence ATGACCCTTCGTCACATACCTTTAAATAAACAAAAAAAATACCTCAAAATAAAAGAGGTGGCAGAATTATTTGGAGTCACTCCTTTAACGCTTCGTAATTGGGATAAAGCAGGAAAATTAAAAGCTTATCGCCACCCCATAAATAATTACCGCATTTACAAACCACAAGAAGTTGAGCTTTTTCTGCGAAAGATTGAATCAGGAAAAAAAACAATGCTTGGATAG
- a CDS encoding HD domain-containing protein, whose protein sequence is MITLTEVKKNPYILEFIKQTENVLKKSGYTEHGLEHSSLVADRARTIAKEIGLSTQKQELSAIAGFCHDMGNFLSRSHHNYLGSMLFSQVFKDDFLPEELALIMQAITFHDKEDILPKHEDIELPSSVSAVVILADKSDVRRSRVNSNNVNDIKTDIHDRVNYATEFSKLGINKKVKNISLTLKIDTNFVPVMEYFEIFTDRMIYCRKAAKHLGYKFGLVINKFKLL, encoded by the coding sequence ATGATTACTTTAACTGAAGTCAAAAAAAATCCATACATTTTAGAATTTATTAAACAAACTGAAAATGTTTTAAAAAAATCAGGTTATACTGAACATGGTTTAGAGCATTCAAGTTTAGTGGCTGATAGGGCAAGAACAATTGCAAAAGAAATAGGTCTTTCAACTCAAAAACAGGAACTATCAGCTATTGCTGGCTTTTGTCATGACATGGGTAATTTTTTAAGCAGAAGCCATCATAATTACCTTGGTTCCATGCTTTTTAGCCAAGTATTTAAAGATGATTTTTTACCTGAAGAACTGGCTTTAATTATGCAGGCAATTACTTTTCATGATAAAGAAGATATTCTACCTAAACACGAAGATATTGAGTTACCAAGCTCTGTTTCAGCTGTTGTCATTTTAGCTGATAAATCAGATGTTCGTCGCTCAAGGGTAAATTCCAATAATGTTAATGACATTAAAACTGATATTCATGACAGGGTTAATTATGCTACTGAATTTTCAAAGCTTGGAATTAATAAAAAAGTAAAAAACATTAGCTTAACTTTAAAAATTGACACTAATTTTGTTCCTGTAATGGAATACTTTGAGATTTTTACTGATAGAATGATTTACTGCCGAAAAGCAGCAAAACACTTAGGCTATAAGTTTGGGTTGGTGATAAATAAGTTCAAATTGCTTTAA
- a CDS encoding type II toxin-antitoxin system HicA family toxin, with amino-acid sequence MARLTPINYKKFEKFLLFVGCYFKREKGDHRIYWREDLKRPVVVPRDKELPIFVIRNNLRILGINPKQYLEILKRI; translated from the coding sequence ATGGCTCGTTTGACGCCCATCAATTATAAAAAGTTTGAAAAATTTCTTTTATTTGTAGGTTGTTATTTCAAAAGAGAAAAAGGAGACCACCGAATATATTGGCGAGAAGATTTAAAAAGACCGGTAGTTGTTCCTCGAGATAAAGAGCTACCGATTTTTGTTATCCGAAATAACTTAAGAATTCTTGGGATTAATCCTAAGCAGTATTTAGAAATTTTAAAGAGAATATGA
- a CDS encoding putative glycoside hydrolase: MKSVKDLLKNQYFVIFLFFIVLFFLKDSFVNVYESVFLPEQQEYQEYESEEHVEEQEIVEEEITEKEILSVIVSKTATSTELEIEKSGFQAPEIIKAVYLTAWSAASPYMTNYVIDLAKNTEINAVVIDIKDWSGYVSYNTEVAEVEEYNAERYLIPDVKALVEKFHKNGIYTIARISVFQDPILAWSRPDLAVKRKSDDSLLWLDKMGLAWIDPSSEEAWDYNIAIARDVLNQGFDELNFDYIRFPSDGDLGDLSFSLWNSTGTTRISVIKGFYSYLREKLPNAVLSADLFGLSTEISDLGIGQKIEHAYQYFDFVSPMVYPSHYAQGYIGYDNPAEYPYEVVKNAMEAGLFKLNAFKTTTSTQAKLRPWLQDFDLGAEYGEEEVRLEINAVQDALKDDFSGFMIWSPENFYTRGALSTTTQDLLE; this comes from the coding sequence TCTTTTGTTAATGTTTATGAGTCTGTTTTTTTGCCAGAGCAGCAGGAATATCAAGAATATGAATCTGAAGAACATGTTGAAGAGCAAGAAATTGTTGAAGAAGAGATTACTGAAAAAGAAATTCTTTCTGTAATTGTTTCTAAAACAGCTACTAGTACTGAACTCGAAATTGAAAAATCAGGTTTTCAGGCGCCTGAAATAATAAAAGCAGTTTATTTAACTGCTTGGTCAGCAGCTAGTCCTTATATGACTAATTATGTGATTGATTTGGCTAAAAACACAGAGATTAATGCTGTTGTGATTGATATCAAAGACTGGTCAGGTTATGTAAGCTATAATACTGAGGTTGCTGAGGTTGAAGAATATAATGCTGAAAGATATTTAATTCCAGATGTTAAAGCTTTAGTTGAGAAATTTCACAAAAATGGAATTTATACTATTGCCAGAATTAGTGTTTTCCAGGATCCTATTCTAGCTTGGTCAAGGCCTGATTTAGCAGTGAAGAGGAAATCAGATGACTCTTTGCTTTGGCTTGATAAGATGGGTTTGGCCTGGATTGATCCATCAAGCGAAGAAGCATGGGATTATAATATTGCTATTGCTAGAGATGTTTTAAATCAGGGCTTTGATGAGTTGAATTTTGACTATATTCGTTTTCCTTCTGACGGTGATTTAGGGGATTTAAGTTTTTCTTTATGGAATAGCACCGGCACTACAAGAATTTCAGTGATTAAAGGCTTTTATTCTTATTTAAGAGAAAAGCTTCCTAATGCTGTTTTGTCAGCTGATCTTTTTGGACTTTCTACTGAAATATCTGATTTGGGAATTGGTCAAAAAATTGAACATGCTTATCAGTATTTTGATTTTGTTTCTCCAATGGTTTATCCTTCTCATTATGCCCAAGGTTACATTGGATATGACAATCCGGCTGAGTATCCTTATGAGGTAGTTAAAAATGCAATGGAAGCTGGCTTGTTTAAACTTAATGCTTTTAAAACTACCACTTCAACACAAGCCAAGTTAAGGCCATGGCTTCAGGATTTTGATTTAGGAGCTGAATATGGGGAAGAGGAAGTGAGGTTAGAAATTAATGCAGTTCAAGATGCTTTAAAAGATGATTTTTCTGGTTTCATGATCTGGAGCCCAGAAAACTTTTATACAAGAGGAGCGCTTTCAACAACAACGCAAGATTTGTTAGAATAA